In a genomic window of Kribbella amoyensis:
- a CDS encoding acyltransferase domain-containing protein, whose translation MTTADEYRLLGFTDADREAAEKLAVDPVATADFAAQLRKVMGTFPAEGELTAPDDPLVSVAAFLQTLPDIRRYHAERGISDEISWATLADLGRQLNVNRRTHGDFGLETHWWMTIHWVGAIFALGRLQFLLHQVPDAHPVPGVASGEWVVGVHIPESGPLTPEAVEDSFAQAREFFPKHFPEYPVKTATLGSWLLDPYLLDNLPQESNMVRFGRRFTPYGEPRDSQDSAIFFTFRSHDLGKLDEFPQDTALQRLIVRRIRDGGTWQTAFGYTTL comes from the coding sequence GTGACGACTGCTGACGAGTACCGCCTGCTGGGCTTCACCGACGCCGATCGGGAGGCCGCCGAGAAGCTGGCCGTGGATCCGGTGGCGACCGCGGACTTCGCGGCCCAGCTGCGCAAGGTGATGGGTACGTTCCCCGCCGAGGGTGAGCTGACCGCGCCGGACGACCCGCTGGTGTCGGTGGCCGCGTTCCTGCAGACGCTGCCCGACATCCGGCGGTACCACGCGGAACGCGGGATCAGCGACGAGATCAGCTGGGCCACGCTGGCCGACCTCGGCCGGCAGCTGAACGTGAACCGCCGGACCCACGGCGACTTCGGGCTGGAGACGCACTGGTGGATGACGATCCACTGGGTCGGCGCGATCTTCGCGCTCGGCCGGCTCCAGTTCCTGCTCCACCAGGTGCCGGACGCACACCCGGTCCCGGGCGTCGCGTCGGGCGAGTGGGTGGTCGGCGTGCACATCCCGGAGAGCGGGCCGCTCACTCCGGAGGCGGTGGAGGACAGCTTCGCGCAGGCGCGGGAGTTCTTCCCCAAGCACTTCCCCGAGTACCCGGTGAAGACGGCGACCCTCGGCTCGTGGCTGCTCGACCCGTACCTGCTGGACAACCTCCCGCAGGAGTCCAACATGGTCCGCTTCGGCCGCCGCTTCACGCCGTACGGCGAACCACGCGACTCCCAGGACAGCGCGATCTTCTTCACCTTCCGCAGCCACGACCTCGGCAAGCTGGACGAGTTCCCGCAGGACACCGCCCTGCAGCGGCTGATCGTCCGCCGGATCAGGGACGGCGGCACCTGGCAGACCGCGTTCGGTTACACCACGCTCTAA
- a CDS encoding SDR family oxidoreductase yields the protein MRVTLITGGSSGIGAAAARQLLDLGHQVTVTGRNPDRLAAFADSLGSPDQVLPLVSDASDPAAVEAAVAETLERFGRLDNAVANAGFATHDLLDDGDPEGWRSMILTNVLGPAALIRYALPALRESRGRIVLVGSLAGHVHTAGNIYGATKFAVTGLAENTRLLVTKDGIGVTLVSPGAVETHFSDPVGGLEPGRERITADQFAAAIVWAVEQPEGVDINTLVVRPIGSPR from the coding sequence ATGCGTGTCACTTTGATCACCGGGGGCTCCAGCGGCATCGGCGCCGCCGCGGCCCGTCAACTGCTCGACCTCGGCCATCAGGTCACCGTCACCGGCCGGAACCCGGACCGGCTGGCCGCCTTCGCCGACAGCCTCGGCAGCCCGGACCAGGTGCTCCCGCTGGTCAGCGACGCCTCGGACCCGGCCGCGGTCGAGGCAGCGGTCGCCGAGACGCTGGAGCGATTCGGCCGGCTCGACAACGCCGTGGCCAACGCGGGGTTCGCCACCCATGACCTGCTCGACGACGGCGACCCCGAGGGCTGGCGGTCGATGATCCTCACTAACGTGCTCGGCCCGGCGGCCCTGATCCGGTACGCCCTGCCCGCCCTCCGCGAGAGCCGGGGCCGGATCGTCCTGGTCGGCAGCCTGGCCGGTCACGTCCACACCGCGGGCAACATCTACGGCGCGACCAAGTTCGCGGTGACCGGGCTGGCCGAGAACACCCGGCTGCTCGTCACCAAGGACGGGATCGGGGTCACACTGGTCTCCCCCGGCGCCGTCGAGACCCACTTCTCCGATCCGGTCGGCGGTCTGGAGCCGGGCCGGGAACGGATCACGGCGGACCAGTTCGCGGCCGCGATCGTGTGGGCGGTCGAGCAACCCGAGGGCGTGGACATCAACACCCTGGTCGTCCGGCCGATCGGCTCACCGCGTTAG
- a CDS encoding DedA family protein, whose amino-acid sequence MTELLDAARELLSLAMASHWLLLVLFLAAAIDAVFPVIPSEGLVVTAGMAAAAGHQNLLLVIVLAMLGSVIGECVCYFMGRGSGPALRRWLRRREARQAMYEKVSHALHSRGGLVLMTVRYIPGARMVATLTAGATAYSFRKFVIFTAAGVTVAYTYVALLGYLGGDAFAHDSLKALGFSLGLAFSIGLVIETTRRITLKRKASKVTAG is encoded by the coding sequence GTGACCGAATTGTTGGACGCTGCCCGCGAACTGCTCAGCCTGGCGATGGCCTCGCACTGGCTGCTGCTCGTGCTGTTCCTGGCGGCGGCCATCGACGCCGTCTTCCCGGTGATCCCGAGCGAGGGCCTGGTGGTCACCGCCGGGATGGCCGCGGCCGCGGGTCACCAGAACCTGCTCCTCGTCATCGTGCTGGCGATGCTCGGCTCGGTGATCGGCGAGTGCGTCTGCTACTTCATGGGACGCGGCTCCGGTCCCGCGTTGCGCCGCTGGCTGCGCCGGCGGGAGGCGCGGCAGGCGATGTACGAGAAGGTCTCGCATGCCCTGCACTCCCGCGGCGGCCTGGTCCTGATGACGGTCCGGTACATCCCGGGCGCGCGGATGGTGGCCACGCTGACCGCGGGCGCCACGGCGTACTCGTTCCGGAAGTTCGTGATCTTCACCGCGGCCGGGGTCACGGTGGCGTACACCTACGTCGCGCTGCTCGGGTATCTGGGTGGTGACGCGTTCGCGCACGACTCGCTGAAGGCACTCGGGTTCAGCCTCGGGCTGGCGTTCTCGATCGGCTTGGTGATCGAGACGACCCGGCGGATCACGCTCAAACGGAAGGCCTCGAAGGTCACGGCCGGGTAA
- a CDS encoding cytochrome P450 family protein: MTSPFTETSGTARRQGFAELAAAGPLQYVVLFTGVPVWLVTGYAEARALLAHPAVVRSPLDGPHRDHVFDDLVNSMDRHMLGANPPDHTRMRKLVSAAFTRRRIELLAPRIREIATGLLDDLAGQASAGEPVDLVDAYSYPLPITVICELIGIPPVRRADFRRWSSVVVNAAVHSPEVYVESALAMVEFIRELIEDKRVDPADDLLSELIAVRDGGDRLSPDELTSMVFLLLAAGHETTVNLITNGVDALLRHPDQLALLKSEPDRLPAAVEELLRYDGPLQAAIPYVAAERIEIAGASIAPGDVIVMALFAANRDDAKYGRGDELDITRPDNQHLAFGHGIHHCLGAPLARLEGRIALGLLFERFPELRLADPDQDPPRYAGLLMNGIRELPVLPNPAGS; encoded by the coding sequence GTGACGTCGCCTTTCACCGAGACCAGCGGGACCGCCCGACGGCAGGGATTCGCCGAGCTGGCGGCGGCCGGCCCGCTCCAGTACGTCGTGCTGTTCACCGGGGTCCCGGTCTGGCTGGTGACCGGGTACGCCGAGGCGCGGGCGCTGCTCGCCCACCCGGCCGTGGTCCGGTCGCCGCTGGACGGGCCGCATCGGGACCACGTGTTCGACGACCTGGTGAACTCGATGGACCGCCACATGCTCGGCGCGAACCCACCCGACCACACCCGGATGCGCAAGCTGGTCTCGGCCGCCTTCACCCGCCGCCGGATCGAGCTGCTCGCACCGCGGATCCGCGAGATCGCGACCGGCCTGCTGGACGACCTGGCCGGGCAAGCGTCGGCGGGTGAGCCGGTCGACCTGGTGGACGCGTACAGCTACCCGCTGCCGATCACGGTGATCTGCGAGCTGATCGGGATCCCGCCGGTCCGGCGCGCCGACTTCCGCCGCTGGTCCTCGGTCGTCGTGAACGCCGCCGTGCATTCGCCCGAGGTGTACGTCGAGTCCGCGCTGGCGATGGTCGAGTTCATCCGCGAACTGATCGAGGACAAGCGGGTGGACCCCGCGGACGACCTGCTGTCCGAGCTGATCGCGGTCCGTGACGGCGGTGACCGGCTGAGCCCGGACGAGCTGACCTCGATGGTGTTCCTGCTACTCGCGGCCGGTCACGAGACCACGGTCAACCTGATCACCAACGGCGTCGACGCGTTGCTGCGGCACCCTGACCAGCTCGCTCTGCTCAAGTCGGAGCCCGATCGCCTGCCCGCGGCCGTCGAGGAGTTGCTCCGGTACGACGGCCCACTGCAGGCCGCGATCCCGTACGTGGCCGCCGAGCGGATCGAGATCGCCGGTGCGTCGATCGCGCCGGGGGACGTGATTGTGATGGCGCTGTTCGCGGCGAACCGGGACGACGCCAAGTACGGCCGCGGCGACGAGCTCGACATCACCAGGCCGGACAACCAGCACCTCGCCTTCGGGCACGGGATCCACCACTGTCTCGGGGCGCCGCTGGCCCGGCTGGAAGGGCGGATCGCGCTCGGCCTGCTGTTCGAGCGGTTCCCGGAGCTGCGGCTCGCCGATCCGGACCAGGACCCGCCGCGGTACGCGGGTCTGCTGATGAACGGGATCCGCGAGCTGCCCGTCCTGCCGAACCCCGCAGGGTCGTGA
- a CDS encoding ArsR/SmtB family transcription factor, whose translation MLTTTFAALSDPTRLAVVERLGQGEATMGELAAPHRITLPAMTKHVGVLVDAGLVTRRKVGRTVVCTLRPDRLSEVQTWLGDLTAYWHSTLDRLADLLEGDGDDD comes from the coding sequence GTGCTGACCACGACGTTCGCGGCGCTCTCCGATCCGACCCGGCTCGCGGTGGTGGAGCGCCTCGGCCAGGGCGAGGCGACGATGGGCGAGCTCGCCGCGCCGCACCGGATCACGCTGCCGGCGATGACGAAACACGTCGGCGTCCTGGTCGACGCTGGGCTGGTGACCCGGCGCAAGGTGGGCCGGACGGTGGTCTGCACGCTGCGGCCGGACCGGCTGTCCGAGGTGCAGACCTGGCTCGGCGACCTGACCGCGTACTGGCACAGCACCCTGGACCGGCTGGCGGATCTCCTGGAAGGCGACGGCGATGACGACTGA
- a CDS encoding SRPBCC family protein: MTTDIRIERVLKATISKVYDAWTRADLLVRWYCPNPALELTVDADVRVGGDYVVTMGPYIVRGRYLEVEPPHRLAFTWKWDSDDGETTRVQVDLAEVEDGTRLRLTHTGFATAESATNHQQGWEPELDRLADLLAASV; encoded by the coding sequence ATGACGACTGACATCCGGATCGAACGGGTGCTCAAGGCAACGATCAGCAAGGTGTACGACGCGTGGACGCGGGCCGACCTGCTGGTCCGCTGGTACTGCCCGAACCCGGCGCTGGAACTGACCGTGGACGCCGACGTCCGGGTCGGCGGCGACTACGTGGTGACGATGGGTCCGTACATCGTCCGCGGACGGTACCTCGAGGTGGAGCCGCCGCACCGGCTCGCGTTCACCTGGAAGTGGGACTCCGACGACGGCGAGACCACCCGGGTCCAGGTGGACCTGGCCGAGGTCGAGGACGGGACCCGGTTGCGGCTCACCCACACCGGGTTCGCGACCGCGGAGTCGGCCACGAACCACCAGCAGGGCTGGGAGCCCGAGCTGGACCGGCTCGCGGACCTGCTCGCCGCGTCTGTCTGA
- a CDS encoding DUF5302 domain-containing protein: MSDNASKPAEDDLQRKFREALAKKNAHHESHPGTGARREGVGDAHNDKQRRQFRRKSGS; this comes from the coding sequence ATGAGCGACAACGCCAGCAAGCCGGCCGAGGACGATCTGCAGCGGAAGTTCCGCGAGGCGCTCGCCAAGAAGAACGCGCACCACGAGTCGCACCCCGGGACCGGGGCTCGCCGCGAGGGTGTCGGCGACGCGCACAACGACAAGCAGAGGCGCCAGTTCCGGCGCAAGTCCGGCAGCTGA